CTAGCCTCGCATGGCTATATCGGGGGACGAATGAAATATTCCCGAATCGAGCTGACAGCAAGGACCCAGATGAAAACTTAGTTCAACGCCTAACCCAAGCGGACAGGCCACTGCGGATTAAGTTTGGTATCGACCCAACGGGAGCCGAGGTTCATCTAGGGCACAGCATTCCTATACGAAAGCTGCGAGCCTTCCAGGATGCTGGGCACACCGCTGTTTTGATTATCGGGGATTTCACCGCTCAAATTGGTGATCCGACAGGCAAGTCTGAGGTGCGCCGACAGTTAACGGCAGCAGACGTAGCTCAAAACGCTCAAACTTATTTCGATCAAGTTCGACCCATTCTCGACTTTGACACACCGGGTCGCTTAGAGATTCGCTACAACTCGGAGTGGCTTGCCAAGCTAGATTTGTCGAAGATTTTGGACTTGCTCTCAACCATGACGGTGGGGCAAATGCTGGCCAAAGAAGGCTTTGCCGAACGTTACGAACGGGGTAATCCGATTTATCTGCATGAATTCCTCTATCCCTTGATGCAGGGCTACGACTCGGTAGCGGTGCAATCAGATGTGGAGCTAGGTGGCACCGATCAGAAATTCAATATTGCCGTAGGTCGGGACTTGCAGCGCCACTTTGGCCAAACGCCTCAGTTTGGTTTGTTAATGCCGATTTTGATTGGGACTGATGGGGCGCAGAAGATGTCTAAGTCTTTGGGCAACTACATTGGCTTGCTCGAAGACCCCCTGACTATGTACTCGAAGCTAGAAAAAGTACCGGATGCGCTGTTGCCTCAGTACTTAGAACTGCTGACCGATCGCTCCTTAGACGAGCTGCCCGAAAATCCGCGCGATCGCCAGAAGCATTTAGCCCTAGATGTCGTGGGACAGTACCACGGATCAGAAGCCGCCCTTGCCGCTCAAAAAGCTGCTTTAGATTTGATTGGGGGAGGCACCGCTCAAGGGAATGCGGTTCGTGAGTTTTCTTTAGCAGACATCCAGTTTCCCGCTAAGCTGTTCTATTTAGTCAGTGCCAGCGGTCTCTGCAAAACTAGCTCGGAAGCGAGGCGGCAAATTCAGGGAGGGGCTGTGAGGTTAGAGGGCGATCGCTTGGATCAAGCAGACCTCACCTTCGACTCAGCCGACGAGTTGCACGGACGGGTGCTACAGCTCGGTAAAAAGAACTTTGTCCGTCTCGTACCGTGAGGACGCATGTCAGTTTCAGAACGAATTATTG
The genomic region above belongs to Trichocoleus desertorum ATA4-8-CV12 and contains:
- a CDS encoding tyrosine--tRNA ligase, whose amino-acid sequence is MTSFEASRVEPSLAWLYRGTNEIFPNRADSKDPDENLVQRLTQADRPLRIKFGIDPTGAEVHLGHSIPIRKLRAFQDAGHTAVLIIGDFTAQIGDPTGKSEVRRQLTAADVAQNAQTYFDQVRPILDFDTPGRLEIRYNSEWLAKLDLSKILDLLSTMTVGQMLAKEGFAERYERGNPIYLHEFLYPLMQGYDSVAVQSDVELGGTDQKFNIAVGRDLQRHFGQTPQFGLLMPILIGTDGAQKMSKSLGNYIGLLEDPLTMYSKLEKVPDALLPQYLELLTDRSLDELPENPRDRQKHLALDVVGQYHGSEAALAAQKAALDLIGGGTAQGNAVREFSLADIQFPAKLFYLVSASGLCKTSSEARRQIQGGAVRLEGDRLDQADLTFDSADELHGRVLQLGKKNFVRLVP